One Actinomyces respiraculi DNA window includes the following coding sequences:
- a CDS encoding adenylate kinase, whose amino-acid sequence MSARMVLLGPPGAGKGTQAARISERLNIPAISTGDIFRSHVARATELGILAKSYMDRGEYVPDSVTNAMVEDRLSQADAAEGFLLDGYPRTVSQVHALDAMLAQRGLALDVVLEITADAEAVVARLLKRATEQNRADDTEDVIRHRLEVYAEQTEPLVAIYADKGLLVSADGIGTLDEVTDRVMTALVEAGVSA is encoded by the coding sequence ATGAGTGCACGTATGGTCCTGCTCGGCCCGCCCGGGGCCGGCAAGGGCACCCAGGCCGCCCGCATCTCCGAGCGCCTTAACATCCCCGCCATCTCCACCGGAGACATCTTCCGCAGCCACGTCGCCCGCGCCACCGAGCTCGGCATCCTCGCCAAGTCCTACATGGACAGGGGCGAGTACGTCCCGGACTCGGTCACCAACGCCATGGTTGAGGATCGTCTCAGCCAGGCCGACGCCGCCGAGGGCTTCCTCCTGGACGGCTACCCGCGCACCGTGTCCCAGGTCCACGCGCTCGACGCCATGCTCGCCCAGCGCGGCCTCGCCCTCGACGTCGTCCTCGAGATCACCGCCGACGCCGAGGCGGTCGTCGCCCGGCTCCTCAAGCGCGCCACCGAGCAGAACCGTGCCGACGACACCGAGGACGTCATCCGCCATCGCCTCGAGGTCTACGCCGAGCAGACCGAGCCCCTCGTCGCGATCTACGCGGACAAGGGCCTGCTCGTCTCCGCCGACGGCATCGGCACTCTCGACGAGGTCACCGACCGCGTCATGACGGCACTCGTAGAGGCCGGTGTGAGCGCCTGA
- the secY gene encoding preprotein translocase subunit SecY — translation MLTAFMQAFRTPDLRGKLLFTLGIMALFRLGSVLPTPGVNIANVQTCVGQSKDAGLLGLINVFSGGALLQLSVFALGIMPYITASIIIQLLRVVIPRFEELHKEGQSGNATLTQYTRYLTIGLGVLQSSTIVATAASGALFPTCTVSVIPDASPFDLALMIVTMTAGTGLIMWLGELITEHGIGNGMSLLIFTSIVARMPQNLFSIVGTNNGATKFLTVLIVILAATLAVVFIEQATRRIPVQYAKRMVGRRQYGGSTTYIPIKINTAGVIPVIFASSILAMPQLIAQFGNKESSWVRWISNNLSQTDTVYLVGYGLLILFFAFFYTAITFNPEEIADNMKKYGGFIPGIRAGEPTVRYLTYVINRVTAAGSVYLLILALLPTVAVIWLGLSQNLPFGGTTILIMVGVGLQTVKEINSQLQQRHYEGFLS, via the coding sequence GTGCTCACTGCGTTCATGCAGGCGTTCCGCACGCCCGACCTCAGGGGAAAGCTCCTCTTCACCCTGGGCATCATGGCCCTCTTCCGCCTTGGTTCCGTCCTGCCGACGCCCGGGGTGAACATCGCCAACGTTCAGACGTGTGTTGGCCAGAGCAAGGACGCGGGTCTGCTGGGTCTCATCAACGTCTTCTCCGGCGGCGCGCTGCTCCAGCTGAGCGTCTTCGCACTGGGCATCATGCCCTACATCACCGCCTCCATCATCATCCAGCTCCTGCGCGTGGTCATCCCGCGCTTCGAGGAGCTGCACAAGGAGGGCCAGTCCGGTAACGCGACGCTCACGCAGTACACCCGTTACCTCACCATCGGCCTGGGTGTCCTGCAGTCCTCCACCATTGTGGCCACCGCCGCTTCCGGCGCACTGTTCCCCACCTGCACGGTCTCCGTCATCCCCGACGCCTCCCCCTTCGACCTCGCCCTCATGATTGTCACGATGACGGCCGGCACCGGCCTCATCATGTGGCTGGGCGAGCTCATCACCGAGCACGGCATCGGCAACGGCATGTCCCTGCTCATCTTCACCTCGATCGTCGCGCGCATGCCGCAGAACCTGTTCTCCATCGTCGGCACGAACAACGGCGCCACCAAGTTCCTCACGGTGCTCATCGTCATCCTCGCGGCCACCCTCGCCGTCGTCTTCATCGAGCAGGCCACCCGACGCATCCCCGTGCAGTACGCCAAGCGCATGGTCGGTCGTCGCCAGTACGGCGGCTCCACCACCTACATCCCGATCAAGATCAACACCGCCGGCGTCATCCCCGTCATCTTCGCCTCCTCGATCCTGGCCATGCCCCAGCTCATCGCCCAGTTCGGCAACAAGGAGTCCAGCTGGGTGCGCTGGATCTCGAACAACCTGTCCCAGACCGACACCGTCTACCTCGTCGGTTACGGCCTGCTCATCCTCTTCTTCGCCTTCTTCTACACGGCCATCACCTTCAACCCGGAGGAGATCGCGGACAACATGAAGAAGTACGGCGGCTTCATCCCCGGCATCCGGGCGGGAGAGCCGACGGTGCGCTACCTGACGTACGTCATCAACCGGGTGACCGCCGCCGGCTCCGTCTACCTGCTCATCCTGGCCCTGCTGCCGACCGTCGCGGTCATCTGGCTCGGCCTGTCCCAGAACCTGCCGTTTGGTGGTACGACGATCCTCATCATGGTGGGCGTCGGCCTCCAGACGGTCAAGGAGATCAACTCCCAGCTCCAGCAGCGCCACTACGAAGGGTTCCTCTCATGA
- the rplO gene encoding 50S ribosomal protein L15, translating to MADTKKTEEKVRIVKLHHLRPAPGSKKAKTRVGRGEGSKGKTAGRGTKGTKARYQVKAGFEGGQMPLHMRLPKLRGFRNPNRVEFQPVNVGRIAELFPKGGTITVEDLVAKGAVRGGRLVKVLGAGDITVALNLTVDAWSASAKDKIEAAGGTLSAR from the coding sequence ATGGCTGACACCAAGAAGACCGAGGAGAAGGTGCGGATCGTCAAGCTGCACCACCTCCGTCCGGCCCCCGGCTCCAAGAAGGCCAAGACCCGCGTTGGACGCGGTGAGGGCTCCAAGGGCAAGACCGCCGGTCGCGGTACCAAGGGCACCAAGGCCCGCTACCAGGTCAAGGCCGGCTTTGAGGGCGGCCAGATGCCTCTGCACATGCGCCTGCCCAAGCTCCGTGGCTTCCGCAACCCCAACCGTGTGGAGTTCCAGCCCGTGAACGTCGGCCGCATCGCCGAGCTGTTCCCGAAGGGCGGCACCATCACGGTGGAGGACCTCGTCGCTAAGGGCGCCGTTCGCGGCGGCCGGCTCGTCAAGGTCCTGGGCGCCGGCGACATCACGGTTGCGCTCAACCTGACCGTTGACGCCTGGTCCGCCTCCGCCAAGGACAAGATCGAGGCCGCCGGCGGCACCCTCAGCGCTCGCTGA
- the rpmD gene encoding 50S ribosomal protein L30, with the protein MAETTTKQLKVTQVRSGIGGTHRQRETLRSLGLRKIRQSVVREDTSTVRGMIATVAHLVTVEEA; encoded by the coding sequence ATGGCTGAGACCACCACCAAGCAGCTCAAGGTGACCCAGGTCCGCTCCGGCATCGGTGGAACCCACCGCCAGCGCGAGACCCTGCGCTCCCTCGGCCTGCGCAAGATCCGCCAGTCCGTTGTGCGCGAGGACACCTCCACCGTGCGCGGCATGATCGCCACGGTGGCGCACCTCGTCACCGTTGAGGAGGCCTGA
- the rpsE gene encoding 30S ribosomal protein S5: MAAPQRDRSASSDGSARNGENRGEGRGRRDRNNDRRDRNNGRGNDDKYIERVVTINRVSKVVKGGRRFTFTALVVVGDGEGTVGVGYGKAKEVPAAIAKAVEVAKKNFFHVPMIRRTIPHLVQGEDSAGVVLLRPASPGTGVIAGGPVRAVLDCAGIHDILSKSLGSSNAINIVHATVDALKKLEQPEGVAARRGLPLEDVAPQSMLRARAEGEADRRAEAEKKEAEKAAEGVEA, encoded by the coding sequence ATGGCTGCACCGCAGCGAGACAGGTCCGCGTCGTCCGACGGCTCGGCCCGCAACGGCGAGAACCGCGGCGAGGGCCGCGGGCGTCGTGACCGCAACAACGACCGCCGCGACCGCAACAACGGCCGTGGCAACGACGACAAGTACATCGAGCGCGTCGTCACCATCAACCGCGTGTCCAAGGTCGTCAAGGGCGGCCGCCGCTTCACCTTCACGGCGCTGGTCGTCGTCGGCGACGGCGAGGGCACGGTTGGCGTGGGCTACGGCAAGGCGAAGGAAGTTCCCGCCGCCATCGCCAAGGCCGTCGAGGTCGCGAAGAAGAACTTCTTCCACGTCCCGATGATCCGCCGCACCATCCCGCACCTGGTCCAGGGCGAGGACTCCGCCGGAGTCGTCCTCCTGCGCCCCGCCTCGCCCGGTACCGGTGTTATCGCCGGTGGCCCGGTGCGCGCCGTGCTGGACTGCGCCGGTATCCACGACATCCTGTCGAAGTCCCTCGGCTCCTCGAACGCGATCAACATCGTCCACGCGACGGTCGATGCGCTCAAGAAGCTCGAGCAGCCCGAGGGCGTCGCCGCCCGCCGTGGTCTGCCCCTCGAGGACGTCGCGCCGCAGTCCATGCTGCGCGCACGTGCCGAGGGCGAGGCCGACAGGCGCGCCGAGGCTGAGAAGAAGGAGGCCGAGAAGGCCGCTGAAGGAGTTGAGGCGTGA
- the rplR gene encoding 50S ribosomal protein L18, translating into MAYSIKRGKSKTIARKIRHQRVRKRVNGTPERPRLVVTRSNRHMVAQVIDDTIGHTLCSASTLEAAVKGVEGHKVGAAHKVGELVAERAKALGIEAVVFDRGGNKYHGRVAAVAEGAREGGLKL; encoded by the coding sequence ATGGCTTACTCGATCAAGAGGGGCAAGTCCAAGACCATCGCCCGCAAGATCCGCCACCAGCGCGTGCGCAAGCGCGTCAACGGCACTCCCGAGCGTCCCCGTCTCGTCGTCACCCGCTCCAACCGCCACATGGTGGCGCAGGTCATCGACGACACCATCGGTCACACCCTGTGCTCGGCCAGCACCCTCGAGGCGGCCGTCAAGGGCGTCGAGGGTCACAAGGTCGGCGCTGCTCACAAGGTCGGCGAGCTCGTGGCCGAGCGCGCCAAGGCCCTGGGCATCGAGGCGGTCGTCTTCGACCGCGGCGGAAACAAGTACCACGGTCGTGTCGCGGCCGTCGCGGAGGGCGCCCGCGAGGGCGGCCTGAAGCTCTGA
- the rplF gene encoding 50S ribosomal protein L6, with product MSRIGRLPVPVPAGVDVIINGNDVTVKGPKGTLTRTIAEPLSVNRQEDGSILVTRPDDERESRSLHGLSRTLINNMVVGVTEGYTKDLEIVGTGYRAAQKGTGIELSLGFSHTVVVEAPEGITLTVNGNLKIAVSGISKEQVGEVAANIRKIRPPEPYKGKGVRYAGENVRRKVGKAGK from the coding sequence ATGTCTCGTATTGGACGTCTCCCCGTTCCGGTTCCCGCCGGAGTGGACGTCATCATCAACGGCAATGACGTGACCGTGAAGGGCCCCAAGGGCACCCTGACGCGCACCATCGCCGAGCCCCTGAGCGTGAACCGCCAGGAGGATGGTTCCATCCTCGTCACCCGTCCGGACGACGAGCGCGAGTCGCGCTCGCTGCACGGCCTGTCACGCACGCTTATCAACAACATGGTCGTCGGCGTCACCGAGGGCTACACCAAGGACCTCGAGATCGTCGGCACCGGTTACCGCGCCGCCCAGAAGGGCACCGGCATCGAGCTGTCGCTCGGCTTCTCGCACACGGTCGTCGTCGAGGCCCCCGAGGGCATCACGCTCACCGTGAACGGCAACCTCAAGATCGCCGTCTCCGGCATCTCCAAGGAGCAGGTCGGCGAGGTCGCCGCGAACATTCGCAAGATCCGTCCGCCGGAGCCCTACAAGGGCAAGGGCGTGCGCTACGCCGGCGAGAACGTGCGCCGCAAGGTCGGAAAGGCTGGTAAGTGA
- the rpsH gene encoding 30S ribosomal protein S8 yields MTMTDPIADMLTRLRNANNAYHDAVSMPSSKLKVNIASMLKAEGYIADYEVTDAEVGKTLTLNLKYGANRQRAIQGLKRVSKPGLRVYAKSNNLPKVLGGLGVAILSTSSGLLTDRQAESKGVGGEVLAYVW; encoded by the coding sequence ATGACTATGACAGACCCGATCGCAGACATGCTGACCCGTCTGCGCAACGCTAACAACGCCTACCACGACGCCGTCTCCATGCCGTCGAGCAAGCTCAAGGTCAACATCGCTTCGATGCTCAAGGCCGAGGGCTACATCGCCGATTACGAGGTCACGGACGCCGAGGTCGGCAAGACGCTCACGCTGAACCTCAAGTACGGAGCCAACCGCCAGCGGGCCATCCAGGGCCTCAAGCGCGTCTCCAAGCCCGGCCTGCGCGTCTACGCCAAGTCCAACAACCTGCCGAAGGTCCTCGGCGGCCTCGGGGTGGCGATCCTGTCCACCTCGTCCGGTCTGCTGACCGACCGTCAGGCGGAGTCCAAGGGCGTGGGCGGCGAAGTCCTCGCCTACGTCTGGTGA
- a CDS encoding type Z 30S ribosomal protein S14 gives MAKTALIEKANRKPKFGVRAYTRCQRCGRPHSVYRKFGLCRICLREMALTGQLPGVSKSSW, from the coding sequence ATGGCCAAGACCGCTCTCATCGAGAAGGCGAACCGCAAGCCGAAGTTCGGCGTCCGTGCCTACACGCGCTGCCAGCGCTGCGGCCGCCCGCACTCCGTGTACCGCAAGTTCGGCCTGTGCCGTATCTGCCTGCGCGAGATGGCCCTGACCGGCCAGCTCCCGGGCGTGAGCAAGTCCAGCTGGTAA
- the rplE gene encoding 50S ribosomal protein L5 has product MSENTTPRLKTTYTEQVQPALREEFGHRNVMEVARVVKVVVNMGVGEAAHDSKMIEGAVRDLAAITGQKPQITKARKSIAQFKLREGMPIGAHVTLRGDRMWEFLDRLISISLPRIRDFRGLSPKQFDGNGNYTFGLTEQAVFHEIDQDKIDRVRGMDITVVTTAKTDEEARSLLKQLGFPFKEK; this is encoded by the coding sequence ATGTCTGAGAACACCACCCCCCGTCTCAAGACGACGTACACCGAGCAGGTGCAGCCCGCCCTGCGCGAGGAGTTCGGCCACCGCAACGTGATGGAGGTCGCCCGCGTCGTCAAGGTCGTCGTCAACATGGGTGTCGGCGAGGCTGCTCACGACTCCAAGATGATCGAGGGCGCCGTGCGCGACCTCGCGGCGATCACCGGCCAGAAGCCGCAGATCACCAAGGCCCGCAAGTCCATCGCGCAGTTCAAGCTGCGTGAGGGCATGCCGATCGGCGCGCACGTCACGCTGCGCGGCGACCGCATGTGGGAGTTCCTCGACCGCCTCATCTCGATCTCGCTGCCGCGCATCCGCGACTTCCGTGGGCTGTCCCCCAAGCAGTTCGACGGCAACGGCAACTACACCTTCGGCCTGACCGAGCAGGCCGTGTTCCACGAGATCGACCAGGACAAGATCGACCGCGTGCGCGGCATGGACATCACCGTGGTGACCACCGCCAAGACCGACGAGGAGGCCCGCTCGCTGCTCAAGCAGCTCGGCTTCCCCTTCAAGGAGAAGTGA
- the rplX gene encoding 50S ribosomal protein L24 codes for MARIKKGDQVIVIAGKDKGKVGRVLEVRPADDRVIVEGVQRVTKHTKVGQSAQGARTGGIETVEAPIHVSNVMIYDADAKGKRTRVGFRVEEGTRPNGAKRTVRVRYAKKSGEDL; via the coding sequence ATGGCACGCATCAAGAAGGGCGACCAGGTCATCGTCATCGCCGGTAAGGACAAGGGCAAGGTCGGTCGCGTCCTCGAGGTGCGCCCCGCCGATGACCGCGTCATCGTCGAGGGCGTCCAGCGCGTCACCAAGCACACCAAGGTCGGCCAGTCCGCCCAGGGCGCCCGCACCGGTGGCATCGAGACCGTCGAGGCCCCGATACACGTGTCCAACGTCATGATCTACGACGCCGACGCCAAGGGTAAGCGCACCCGCGTGGGCTTCCGCGTCGAGGAGGGCACCCGCCCCAACGGTGCCAAGCGGACCGTTCGCGTGCGCTACGCGAAGAAGTCCGGGGAGGACCTGTGA
- the rplN gene encoding 50S ribosomal protein L14: MIQQESRLTVADNTGAKEILCIRVLGGSGRRYAGIGDTIVATVKDAIPGGNVKKGDVVKAVVVRTRKERRRPDGSYIRFDENAAVILKNADGEPRGTRIFGPVGRELREKKFMRIISLAPEVI; the protein is encoded by the coding sequence ATGATCCAGCAGGAGTCGCGACTCACGGTCGCCGACAACACCGGTGCCAAGGAGATCCTTTGCATCCGTGTTCTCGGTGGCTCTGGTCGTCGCTATGCGGGTATCGGCGACACGATCGTCGCTACCGTCAAGGACGCCATCCCCGGCGGCAACGTCAAGAAGGGCGACGTCGTCAAGGCGGTCGTCGTGCGCACCCGCAAGGAGCGCCGCCGCCCGGACGGCTCGTACATCCGCTTCGACGAGAACGCCGCCGTCATCCTCAAGAACGCCGACGGCGAGCCGCGCGGCACGCGCATCTTCGGCCCCGTCGGCCGTGAGCTTCGTGAGAAGAAGTTCATGCGCATCATCTCTCTCGCCCCGGAGGTGATCTGA
- a CDS encoding N-acetylmuramoyl-L-alanine amidase family protein, whose translation MRRSPVVALLGMVLAFSSLALDSPAHAAAPPIDTSYCRHEEQDQCLDFPDFALDDLPELTVGEVVTFTGSGASMPGLSGGETNIGGGFYPLHYDGDGPPFSGRFVGHAREDGTWRVTMTIPGFSQEDLDRWSGVVVWFYVDGMTGDTWRRHEIIYPVTIKPARASTTGWYQVGSSWHWADDDGAPHQGWRRIGDSWYFFDKATTAMATGWVADGGSWYYLTGSGAMATGWVADGGSWYYLTGSGAMATGWVADGGSWYYLTGSGAMATGWVRDGGSWYYLTGSGAMVTGWVRVDGHWSLFAPNGVWQYDG comes from the coding sequence ATGAGACGTTCTCCCGTAGTGGCGCTGCTGGGCATGGTTCTGGCGTTTTCTAGCCTGGCGCTCGATTCGCCGGCCCATGCTGCCGCACCCCCTATTGACACTTCGTATTGCCGTCATGAAGAGCAGGATCAGTGCTTGGACTTCCCGGACTTTGCGCTTGACGACCTGCCAGAGCTTACGGTGGGTGAGGTGGTCACCTTTACTGGAAGTGGCGCGTCGATGCCCGGACTATCAGGTGGCGAGACTAATATCGGCGGAGGTTTCTATCCGCTTCACTACGATGGGGATGGGCCTCCGTTTTCCGGGAGGTTCGTGGGACATGCTCGCGAGGATGGGACATGGCGGGTCACGATGACCATTCCCGGCTTCAGCCAGGAGGATCTCGACCGGTGGTCCGGGGTTGTGGTTTGGTTCTACGTCGATGGTATGACCGGCGATACGTGGCGTCGTCACGAAATTATTTACCCGGTGACTATCAAGCCTGCACGAGCATCCACGACGGGTTGGTACCAGGTCGGCTCATCCTGGCACTGGGCTGACGATGACGGAGCCCCGCACCAGGGCTGGAGGCGGATCGGCGATAGCTGGTACTTCTTCGACAAGGCAACCACTGCGATGGCGACCGGGTGGGTCGCGGATGGTGGGTCGTGGTACTACCTGACCGGCTCGGGCGCGATGGCGACCGGGTGGGTCGCGGATGGTGGGTCGTGGTACTACCTGACCGGCTCGGGCGCGATGGCGACCGGGTGGGTCGCGGATGGTGGGTCGTGGTACTACCTGACCGGCTCGGGCGCGATGGCGACCGGGTGGGTCAGGGATGGTGGGTCGTGGTACTACCTGACCGGCTCGGGCGCGATGGTCACCGGCTGGGTCAGAGTGGATGGGCACTGGTCACTGTTCGCTCCGAATGGAGTTTGGCAGTACGACGGCTGA
- the rpsQ gene encoding 30S ribosomal protein S17, with the protein MSEQNTTPVVEGERPHRKVRRGYVVSDKMDKTIVVLLEERYKHSLYGKVLRRSKKVKVHDENNEAHPGDLVVIMETRPLSATKHWRLVEIAERAK; encoded by the coding sequence GTGAGCGAGCAGAACACCACCCCCGTTGTCGAGGGCGAGCGCCCTCACCGCAAGGTCCGCCGCGGCTACGTCGTGAGCGACAAGATGGACAAGACCATCGTCGTGTTGCTTGAGGAGCGCTACAAGCACTCCCTCTACGGCAAGGTCCTCCGTCGTTCCAAGAAGGTCAAGGTCCACGACGAGAACAACGAGGCGCACCCCGGTGACCTCGTCGTCATCATGGAGACCCGGCCGCTGAGCGCCACCAAGCACTGGCGCCTGGTCGAGATCGCCGAGCGGGCCAAGTGA
- the rpmC gene encoding 50S ribosomal protein L29: protein MAIGSQGLTPTDLDAMDNERLSEELSKAKAELFSLRFASATGQLEDHGRLKAVRRDIARIHTIVRERELGIRTAPSSQESK from the coding sequence ATGGCAATCGGTTCCCAGGGGCTGACCCCCACCGACCTCGACGCCATGGATAACGAGCGCCTCTCTGAGGAGCTCTCCAAGGCCAAGGCCGAGCTCTTCAGCCTCCGGTTCGCCTCGGCGACCGGCCAGCTCGAGGACCACGGCCGTCTCAAGGCTGTGCGTCGCGACATCGCCCGCATCCACACCATCGTGCGCGAGCGTGAGCTCGGCATCCGTACCGCTCCGAGCAGCCAGGAGTCCAAGTGA
- the rplP gene encoding 50S ribosomal protein L16 — MLIPRRTKFRKQHRPRRSGMSKGGTRIAFGDYGIQALEPAYITNRQIEAARIAMTRHIKRGGKVWINIFPDRPLTKKPAETRMGSGKGAPEWWIANVKPGRILFELGGVDEALAREAMRRAQHKLPMKTRFVTREGGDV, encoded by the coding sequence GTGCTCATTCCTCGCCGGACCAAGTTCCGCAAGCAGCACCGCCCGCGTCGTTCGGGCATGTCCAAGGGCGGCACCCGCATCGCCTTCGGTGACTACGGCATCCAGGCTCTTGAGCCCGCCTACATCACCAACCGTCAGATCGAGGCGGCCCGTATCGCCATGACCCGCCACATCAAGCGTGGCGGCAAGGTCTGGATCAACATCTTCCCGGACCGCCCGCTGACCAAGAAGCCCGCCGAGACCCGCATGGGTTCCGGTAAGGGAGCCCCCGAGTGGTGGATCGCCAACGTCAAGCCCGGACGCATCCTGTTCGAGCTCGGCGGCGTCGACGAGGCCCTCGCCCGCGAGGCCATGCGCCGCGCACAGCACAAGCTTCCGATGAAGACCCGTTTCGTGACACGTGAGGGTGGTGACGTCTGA
- the rpsC gene encoding 30S ribosomal protein S3 yields MGHKVNPTGFRLGITTDHRSRWFADSTKPGQRYRDFVEEDVKIRRLMEDGMERAGISKVDIERTRDRVRVDLHTARPGIVIGRRGAEAERLRGQLEKLTGKQVQLNILEVKSPDLDAQLVAQGIAEQLASRVSFRRAMRKGIQSAMRAGAKGIRVQCSGRLGGAEMSRSEFYREGRVPLHTLRANIDYGFYEAKTTFGRLGVKVWIYKGDMTEREFARQQAEAGQRRGARNDRRGGRGERRGERAPRQNEQQAEQAPVAENAAADQGTEA; encoded by the coding sequence ATGGGGCACAAGGTCAACCCGACCGGGTTCCGCCTGGGCATCACGACGGACCACCGCTCGCGCTGGTTCGCCGACTCCACGAAGCCGGGTCAGCGCTACCGCGACTTCGTCGAGGAGGACGTCAAGATCCGCCGCCTCATGGAGGACGGCATGGAGCGTGCGGGTATCTCCAAGGTGGACATCGAGCGTACGCGTGACCGCGTCCGCGTCGACCTGCACACCGCCCGCCCGGGCATCGTCATTGGCCGTCGCGGCGCCGAGGCCGAGCGTCTGCGCGGTCAGCTCGAGAAGCTGACCGGCAAGCAGGTTCAGCTCAACATCCTCGAGGTCAAGAGCCCCGACCTCGACGCCCAGCTCGTTGCCCAGGGCATTGCGGAGCAGCTCGCCAGCCGAGTCTCCTTCCGCCGCGCCATGCGCAAGGGCATTCAGTCCGCCATGCGCGCCGGCGCCAAGGGCATCCGTGTCCAGTGCTCCGGCCGTCTCGGCGGCGCCGAGATGAGCCGCAGCGAGTTCTACCGCGAGGGCCGTGTGCCGCTGCACACCCTGCGCGCGAACATTGACTACGGCTTCTACGAGGCTAAGACCACCTTCGGACGTCTCGGCGTCAAGGTGTGGATCTACAAGGGCGACATGACGGAGCGCGAGTTCGCCCGTCAGCAGGCCGAGGCCGGCCAGCGTCGTGGTGCGCGCAACGACCGCCGTGGTGGCCGTGGCGAGCGTCGCGGCGAGCGCGCCCCGCGTCAGAACGAGCAGCAGGCCGAGCAGGCGCCGGTCGCCGAGAACGCTGCCGCAGACCAGGGAACGGAGGCCTGA
- the rplV gene encoding 50S ribosomal protein L22: MEAKAQAKYVRCTPMKARRIVDVVRGKNALEAVNVLRFAPQAAAVPVRKVIESAIANARVKAERAGERFDESELYITEVFADEGPTLKRFRPRAQGRAGRILKRTSHITVIVGPKADSAKKEGAR, encoded by the coding sequence ATGGAAGCCAAGGCGCAGGCCAAGTACGTGCGCTGCACGCCGATGAAGGCCCGTCGCATCGTGGACGTCGTCCGCGGCAAGAACGCCCTCGAGGCCGTCAACGTGCTCCGTTTCGCCCCGCAGGCCGCTGCGGTGCCGGTGCGCAAGGTCATCGAGTCCGCCATCGCCAACGCCCGGGTCAAGGCCGAGCGAGCCGGTGAGCGGTTCGACGAGAGCGAGCTCTACATCACCGAGGTGTTTGCTGACGAGGGCCCCACCCTCAAGCGTTTCCGCCCCCGCGCCCAGGGGCGCGCCGGCCGGATCCTCAAGCGCACCAGCCACATCACCGTCATCGTCGGCCCCAAGGCCGACTCCGCGAAGAAGGAAGGAGCCCGGTAA
- the rpsS gene encoding 30S ribosomal protein S19, with the protein MPRSLKKGPFVDDHLMKKVDAQNEKGTKNVIKTWSRRSVITPDFLGHTFAVHDGRKHVPVFVTESMVGHKLGEFAPTRTFRGHVKDDRKSRR; encoded by the coding sequence ATGCCGCGCAGCCTGAAGAAGGGTCCCTTCGTCGACGACCACCTCATGAAGAAGGTGGACGCCCAGAACGAGAAGGGCACCAAGAACGTCATCAAGACCTGGTCCCGTCGTTCGGTCATCACGCCGGACTTCCTCGGACACACCTTCGCCGTCCACGACGGTCGCAAGCACGTCCCGGTCTTCGTCACTGAGTCCATGGTGGGCCACAAGCTCGGTGAGTTCGCTCCGACCCGTACCTTCCGCGGGCACGTCAAGGACGACCGCAAGTCGCGTCGCTGA